The sequence GTGCTCCACGAGCCCGACGAATGTGGGTTCGAATTCCGCCGCCTGCTGCTCGAGCAGCGCCGCATTGCGGTATGCCGTGAGCGCGGACACGCGGAACCGGTCGCCCTGGCGCGCGAGCACGCGAAGCGCGGTCGTCCCGATCGAGCCGGTCGACCCGAGAATGGCCACCCCGCGATGCGTCATGCGGGCGCGGGAACGAGCAGCAGGCCGAGCAACAGGTACGCCACGGGCAGCACGAAGATCAGGCTGTCGACGCGATCGAGCAGCCCGCCGTGGCCGGGGATCAGACTCGAGCTGTCCTTGACCCGGGCCTCGCGCTTGAGCAACGATTCGAACAGATCCCCCACCTGCGCCGCCACGCTGGCGAGCACGCCGAACGTCACGATGCCCAGCGGCGTCAGGCCGAGCTGGGCCACCGGGCGCAGGACGTACCAGGTGAGCGCCCACGTCACGACCACGCTCGCCGCCACGCCACCCACCGCGCCGGCCACGGTCTTGCCCGGGCTCACCGACGGCATGAGCTTGCGCCGTCCGAAGGCGCGGCCGAAGGCGTAGGCCCCGATGTCGGTGGCCCAGGTGGCGAGCACCGGGAGGGCGACGAGGACCCCGCCGGCGGCGATCAGCACGGACACGCCGCCCACTTCGACCTCGCGTCCACCCATGGCGTACGGGTGGTAGCGCAGGGCGTACGCGAAGGAGAGCGTGCCCCCCGTGTACAGCGCGCCCAGGAGCGTGATGCCGAGCGACGCCATCGGCTGGCCGTTCGAGCCGCGCATCCAGAGGATCAGGGTACACACGATGAGCACCACCACGACCACATCCACGGGGCGCGTGGCGTAGAGGCCGAGATAGCGGGCGTGCACGGCGAGCGGCGTGAGGCCGGCGATGCCGATGCCGATGTCGTCGAGCGGCTGGTTGCCGGCGCAGCGGGCGAGGCGGAAGAACTCCCAGGCACCGATGGCGGCCGCAACGGCGAGCAGCGCCGCCAAGGGCGCGCCGCCCCACAGCAGGATGCCGAGGACGATCGGCGCGGCGACGATGGCGAACAGGAACCGGCGGGCGAACTCTCCCATCATACGCCGACCTTGCCGAACCGGCGGTCGCGGGCCTGGAATGCCACGATGGCCTCGTAGAACTGTCCGCGTCGGAAGTCGGGCCACTTGACCGGCGAGACGTACAGCTCGGTGTAGGCCAGCTGCCAGAGCATGAAGTTGGAGATGCGCAGTTCGCCGGACGTTCGGATGAGGAGGTCGGGGTCCGGCATGCCGGCGGTGTAGAGCCGGCCGGCGAACGCGTCTTCGGTCACGTCGGCGGGGGACAGGCGGCCGGCGGCCACGTCCTCGGCCAGCGCGCGGGCGGCGCGCACCAATTCGGCACGCGCGCCGTAGGA comes from Gemmatimonadaceae bacterium and encodes:
- a CDS encoding phosphatidate cytidylyltransferase, whose product is MMGEFARRFLFAIVAAPIVLGILLWGGAPLAALLAVAAAIGAWEFFRLARCAGNQPLDDIGIGIAGLTPLAVHARYLGLYATRPVDVVVVVLIVCTLILWMRGSNGQPMASLGITLLGALYTGGTLSFAYALRYHPYAMGGREVEVGGVSVLIAAGGVLVALPVLATWATDIGAYAFGRAFGRRKLMPSVSPGKTVAGAVGGVAASVVVTWALTWYVLRPVAQLGLTPLGIVTFGVLASVAAQVGDLFESLLKREARVKDSSSLIPGHGGLLDRVDSLIFVLPVAYLLLGLLLVPAPA